From the Asterias amurensis chromosome 1, ASM3211899v1 genome, the window ATTTCTCATTATGCCCCTCATCATGAAGACATTGCGTGATATCATGCCCCTCATCATACCTGACTCCTTTGATTCAATTGAGTCATGTTTCATTAGAAGAAATAACATTGTGATTCGCACTACTTAatgttctttctttattatgaTACATTTCTAGCCACATGTTATAACAGTCAGGGCGTCCGCGATACCGATGGCCGCTTCTGCTTTGATACCAGCTTGTCTTGTTGGTCCAATAAGTTGAAGCCAGCTCACCTGTCAGACATAAACAACGAGTTCTACCTGTTCACCCGTCAGGATAATAGTGACAGACGCTGCAGTTATTACCAACAACAGTTAACCTGGGACGACCCCAACACATTCGATGGTTTCCACAGctacaagaaaacaattgttatAATCCATGGCTGGCGAACAAGCGTTTGGAACGGATACTTCATGTCACTCTGTCATTCGTTCATGAAATTGGTATGTATAACTTTTGTGTCTAGATACCCTCCGCagcgttctcattggttgttcgAGTGATGTATgaagtgcgttttggcgaccccaaccaagcCCAACCGAGAAACGAGTCGGTTACCGTTTGGTTTGAACAGCCTCTCTATCGCGGTTTAAACGCGAAAACGCTCGACCGATGACTAAACAGTTTCTGGTTTCGGGTCGCCAATACGCACTATATACAAATACCCTTTCGCACTCCATTGCTCAAGCGCTTACTGTTGATTGGGGTGCATGCTGgcctagctagcgatcaaacttgatcatTTATAGCTTAACCAAAGTGCATCTCATTCCACGTCTAACGTGCTCGTAACGAGTATTGACGATAATATGTGCGTAAATCCGGGGTGGGGATATTGAGGATTGCATCAGTCACACTTCGTATTACATACGGCAGGCCGCGTATTTTTTTGCCCAGGACAGATGAGGCCACTTACCATTTAATGGGCGCATGCTAAGTGGCCTCATCTCATCTGGGGCAAAAATACGCCAGCAGGCCAAATCTTATAACACTAATAAAACAATACTGTCACATTATACAGGGCAACTACAACATCATCATGGTGAGTTGGCCATCGTTCCGATGGGACTTACTTACTTATCAAAAGAGTGTGATGGATATCGTACTGGTTGCAAAGGAACTTGCCTTACTGCTGGAGGAGTTGCACGAGCATCGAGGTTTACAGTACGAAGACGTCCACATGTTGGGGCACAGCCTTGGTGCCCATCTGGCAGGGTACACTGGCATGTTCTTAAACGGACAGATCGGGCGTATTTCAGGTATACAGCTAGACTTGAGTTAAAATCTAGCTGAGATCGCGATTGTTTTAGCTGAATCGGACAGGCAACCCCAGCCCGGCACCTCGCGCGTTTTGCGTACTAACACATTATGGATTGATGATAAAAACTATTAAAACATTCAATATATTTCGATACTTTCAAATCACACTTCCAGTGGGTTACGATCGGGCAAAGCAAtctgggaaagaaaaaaacatggctAGGCAAGGTTGTACACCGATGGGAACGAAGTTGATATGATTATCTATGGTGAGAACTATTTTGtgcctttttgttttcttttcttttttaatttcggGTCAAATTGATCGGCCAACCAAAAATTTTACACATAGCAATTATTATTTGGCTCTTTATAATTGTGAGTTTACCCTATACAGGCCTCGACCCTGCGAGACCTGGTTTCAGGGAGTACCTCGGCACTTCAGATTGCCATTTGGATAGAACTGACGCTGACTTTGTTGATGTCATCCATACGGATGGACCACTCCATCTGTTCGGACTTTATGAACCGGTAAGTTTTTGTTTAGCCCGAAAAAATAGCCTCAAAAGAAGATGTGTTCGGCTGAAGCTGGAACCCCTAATTAAAAAGTAAATTGGCATATTGTGCACCCAATCTTTGTGTTAAATTAATGATATGAATGAATACCTCTGACACAGGTGGGTCACCAAGACTTTTATCCTAACCATGGCGCCCTAGCGCAACCAGGCTGTCCTTGGATCCCCCACTGCAGTCACATGCGAGCAATTGACTACTACTTATCCAGCATGAAGAACTTCTACATTCAGCCCGGCCGAACCTGTTCCTTCGCCACCCTGACTCGGATGTGGCCGCCCCGTTGCAGCGGGACATGCCCCCGGATGGGCATCCATGCAGAGAAAGGAGACGGCTCTGGAAGATTCTTCATCAGGATGAATTCCAACAACTGCGGATACCGCTTCCTTATGTAGACGTTTGGATAGGTTACGTTTTGATATATTAGTTGTCTATTTTCTCGTATAGAGACCTACTCAGAACTCGGTTGAGTATCTTTGTTTGATCAGCCATCGTAAACGTTTCTATTATTCTGCAAATTTGATAcacattgtttaaaggaacacgttgccttggatcggtcgagttggtctttgaaaagcgttctataaccgtttgttataaaatcggtatggttagaaagatgttgtaaaagtagaatacaatgacctacacaaatatgcctcgaa encodes:
- the LOC139933859 gene encoding pancreatic triacylglycerol lipase-like, producing MRCCDVWNYNMRTECVPSRPISDNSAEWYPLSLVAVCSQGAFISHWYFVQLGKVVELVVDLVLLVARLDKMIELTRILIGSLVLLLMVNESYQTTCYNSQGVRDTDGRFCFDTSLSCWSNKLKPAHLSDINNEFYLFTRQDNSDRRCSYYQQQLTWDDPNTFDGFHSYKKTIVIIHGWRTSVWNGYFMSLCHSFMKLGNYNIIMVSWPSFRWDLLTYQKSVMDIVLVAKELALLLEELHEHRGLQYEDVHMLGHSLGAHLAGYTGMFLNGQIGRISGLDPARPGFREYLGTSDCHLDRTDADFVDVIHTDGPLHLFGLYEPVGHQDFYPNHGALAQPGCPWIPHCSHMRAIDYYLSSMKNFYIQPGRTCSFATLTRMWPPRCSGTCPRMGIHAEKGDGSGRFFIRMNSNNCGYRFLM